A genomic region of Streptosporangium lutulentum contains the following coding sequences:
- a CDS encoding IS3 family transposase (programmed frameshift): MAMKAYSVEFKTDAVALYLSDPSRTYASVAKDLGVNRETLRLWVHQARSAGTAPKTGSVKRPPTGLVTSGNVLEEENKQLRARIRELELEREILRRAAKYFAGGDELVSRFQFVADHRDAFGVKRLCRVLEVSRSGFYRWVAATPARAVRTAADAALAAEIRQIHADFDGTYGSPRVTAELRDAGRRVNHKRVARIMRVFGIVGLHLRKRVRTTVPEPSHQKMPDLIKRDFTAAAPNQRYVGDITYLPVGEGQFLYLATVLDLHSRRLAGWSIADHMRTELVTDALRAAAATRGGDLAGAVFHSDHGAQYTSADFAAVCKEFGVRQSMGAVGTSADNAAAEAFNATLKRETLQGAKRWSSARQARLEVFKWITRYNTRRRHSSLNYLSPITYEQRSDRVLLAA, encoded by the exons GTGGCCATGAAGGCCTACTCAGTTGAGTTCAAGACAGACGCCGTCGCGTTGTATCTGTCGGACCCGTCGCGGACGTACGCGTCGGTGGCCAAGGACCTGGGCGTCAACCGTGAGACGTTGCGCCTGTGGGTGCACCAGGCGCGGTCTGCCGGCACTGCTCCGAAGACGGGCTCGGTGAAGAGGCCGCCGACGGGATTGGTAACCTCCGGCAACGTGCTGGAAGAGGAGAACAAGCAGTTGCGGGCCCGGATCCGGGAACTGGAGCTGGAGCGCGAGATTTTGCGGCGGGCGGCCAAGTATTTCGCCGGGG GAGACGAACTGGTGAGTCGCTTCCAGTTCGTTGCCGATCACCGTGACGCCTTCGGGGTGAAGCGACTGTGCCGAGTGCTGGAGGTCTCCCGGTCGGGGTTCTATCGGTGGGTGGCCGCCACACCGGCGAGGGCGGTGCGGACGGCGGCCGACGCTGCGCTCGCGGCGGAGATCAGGCAGATCCACGCCGACTTCGATGGCACCTACGGCAGCCCGCGGGTGACTGCCGAGCTGCGCGATGCGGGCCGGCGGGTCAATCACAAGCGGGTGGCGCGGATCATGCGGGTCTTCGGCATCGTCGGGCTGCATCTGCGTAAGAGGGTCCGCACCACGGTGCCCGAGCCCTCCCATCAGAAGATGCCCGACCTGATCAAGCGGGACTTCACCGCGGCCGCGCCGAACCAGCGGTACGTGGGCGACATCACCTATCTGCCCGTCGGTGAGGGACAGTTCTTGTATCTCGCGACGGTGCTGGACCTGCATTCACGTCGCCTGGCTGGTTGGTCGATCGCCGATCACATGCGCACCGAGCTGGTGACCGACGCGCTGCGGGCAGCCGCCGCCACGCGGGGTGGTGACCTGGCCGGGGCGGTCTTTCACTCCGATCACGGGGCGCAATACACCTCCGCCGACTTCGCCGCCGTGTGCAAGGAGTTCGGTGTTCGCCAGTCGATGGGCGCCGTCGGGACAAGCGCGGACAACGCTGCCGCCGAGGCGTTCAACGCCACTCTCAAACGCGAGACGCTGCAGGGCGCCAAACGCTGGTCCTCGGCCCGCCAGGCTCGCCTGGAGGTCTTCAAGTGGATCACTCGCTACAACACCCGAAGGAGGCACTCCAGCCTGAACTACCTCAGCCCGATCACCTACGAGCAGCGGTCCGATAGGGTCCTGCTCGCCGCATGA
- a CDS encoding ice-binding family protein gives MPAWVLAVLIATGSIAATPCAANALAAPVALGTAAKFAVLGGASVMNTGPTIVTGDLGTSPGSVVTGFPPGTLIGTLHAADATAAQAQADLLAAYNDAASRTPDATIPTQLGGTTVTPGVYNSAAGTFQITGNLTLDAQGDPTAVFIFQTASTLIAAAASTVTLTGGAQACNVFWQVGSSATLGATTDFAGDVLALTSITVGSGVTVDGRTLAHNGTVTLDTNTIILSTCAGPPDRSTTTAVNSSCAISQQSPITFTATVRSPSGIVPTGPVEFFSDGVSLGTAQLDGTGHAELTVAPLSEGVHEIVAVFPGTTELDGGTSPAFIQAVDSQGFCLLEECGPTCGSEPQVNLPSTTAGRMTCPPRQSSVNAMAADEL, from the coding sequence TTGCCGGCATGGGTCCTCGCGGTCCTGATCGCGACAGGAAGCATCGCTGCGACACCTTGTGCCGCGAACGCATTGGCGGCACCGGTCGCGCTGGGCACGGCTGCGAAATTCGCAGTCCTGGGCGGGGCCTCTGTCATGAATACCGGCCCCACCATCGTCACCGGAGATCTGGGGACCAGCCCGGGCTCCGTGGTGACCGGCTTCCCGCCCGGCACCTTGATCGGGACCCTCCACGCCGCCGACGCCACCGCCGCACAGGCTCAGGCGGATCTGCTCGCCGCCTACAACGACGCTGCCTCTCGCACTCCTGACGCCACCATCCCGACACAGCTGGGTGGAACCACCGTGACTCCCGGCGTCTACAATTCCGCCGCGGGCACATTCCAGATCACAGGAAATCTGACACTCGACGCCCAGGGTGACCCCACCGCGGTCTTCATCTTCCAGACCGCCTCCACCCTCATCGCCGCGGCCGCCAGCACGGTGACCCTCACCGGGGGGGCACAGGCATGCAACGTCTTCTGGCAGGTAGGCAGCTCGGCCACGCTCGGAGCCACTACCGACTTCGCCGGCGACGTTCTCGCGCTGACCTCGATCACGGTGGGCAGCGGCGTGACCGTGGACGGTCGAACCCTGGCTCACAATGGCACCGTCACGCTGGACACGAACACCATCATCCTGTCTACCTGCGCGGGTCCTCCCGACAGGTCCACCACCACCGCGGTGAACTCGTCGTGCGCCATCAGCCAGCAAAGCCCGATCACCTTCACCGCGACGGTGAGATCTCCGAGCGGGATCGTTCCCACCGGCCCGGTCGAATTCTTCAGCGACGGAGTGAGCCTGGGCACAGCCCAGCTCGATGGCACAGGCCACGCCGAATTGACCGTCGCTCCCCTCTCCGAAGGCGTACATGAGATCGTCGCCGTTTTCCCCGGCACGACCGAACTGGACGGCGGCACGTCACCGGCCTTCATCCAGGCCGTCGACTCCCAGGGCTTCTGCCTGCTAGAGGAATGCGGGCCAACGTGTGGCAGCGAGCCTCAAGTCAATCTGCCGTCCACGACAGCGGGGCGTATGACCTGCCCGCCACGCCAATCCTCTGTGAACGCAATGGCCGCCGACGAGCTCTAG